The following DNA comes from Dendropsophus ebraccatus isolate aDenEbr1 unplaced genomic scaffold, aDenEbr1.pat pat_scaffold_1927_ctg1, whole genome shotgun sequence.
CCAGCGGCgttggggatggggtgggggccggggAGGGGGACTCTGCCAGCTGTTCCAGGGGGCTtcgcttctttccttccttggagcgAGCAATGACCACCTGAGCCTTCAGGGCGTCCTGCTCCAGAGACTTCATCCTGCAACACGGATACACGTGAGACCCCGCCCCTCCCGCAAAATGCATGCAAGACCCCGCCCCTCTGGGAGGGGCTCGGGCACATGTATGATGTCACACTGGTGTacacatgatgatgtcatcactcctGCACATGGCGGTGAGCGGCATGCAATGTGTCATGCACCATATAATCCTCTAGGAGACGTCACTGTCCCTTAAAGGGCCGGTCCATTCAGTAATGTCCACCCCCAAATCAGTATATGGCGGGGTGTAACCACCTTatagactgtccctttaagagccaagtgtgactacagaactacaactcccagcatcttgGGGGGAGGGGCGGGTGCAGAGGTTGTAGTACAGGCTGGAGATGAGAGATATGTGACTGCTTCACACCACACGAGACAGACGCGCCCCGCTGCATGCCAGCGTGCTGGCCGGTGACATCACACCTGCTGCCGTCCTCAGGGGggcgctgctgccgctgctgccgGGACAGGTACAGCTTCTTAGCCAAAGACTGTTCATACTGTCTAATACTGTCCTCGAGAGTGCTGCCCACCGGcacaagagaaagagagagacagacaggtgAGGAGAGACTGCCGATCTCTAatacacagcgagagagagagacggatgaggagagagagagatgaggacAGAGAAAGAGGTCAGGACAGACTGCAAAAGTCTAATACACAgcgagagagacacacacacagaccaggtGAAGAGAGACTGCAGAGGTTAAAGGCCGGTGTAATAAGgtaacgatcagctgaggagagagagacggatgaggagagagagacagagagagacggatgaggagagagagacagagagagagagagacggatgaggagagagagacagagagagacggatgaggagagagagacagagagagacggatgaggagagagagagagagacggatgaggagagagagacagagagagacggatgaggagagagagagagagagagagagagagagacggatgaggggagagagacggatgaggagagagagagagacggatgaggacagagagagacggatgaggacagagagagacggatgaggagagagagagagagagacggatgaggagagagagagagagagagagagagagagagagagagagagacgggtaaggagagagagagagacgggtgaggagagagagagagagagacgggtgaggagagagagagagaaagagacggatgaggagagagagagaaagactgatgaggagagagagagagactgatgaggagagagagagagactgatgaggagagagagagagactgatgaggagagagagagagagacggatgagGAGAGAAAGAGACTGGTGAGGAGAGAAAGAGACGGGTGAGGAGAGAAAGAGACGGGTGAGGAGAGAAAGAGACGGGTGAGGAGAGAAAGAGACGGGTGAGGAGAGAAAGAGACGGGTGAGGAGAGAAAGAGTCGGGTAGACTGGTGAGGACAGAGACAGGCGACATCTAATATATagcagggggggaaggggggaggagagagagcagcCTGTGTGCACAGCGGGCAGGACCACCCTCCCCCGGCGCTCTCATCATTCAGTGATATACAGGAGGCTCCGATGATGGCCTGATGTTGGCTCCGCCCCCACACAGCGCTCTCACCTGGCAGCCCTCCACATGGCTCTCTTTTCGGCCTGTATGGCCCGGCGCTCAGCTGGCGACAGCTGCATCTCCTGCTCGGTCAGCTCCGGGCTCTGCACCCTCAGCCTCTCCTGCAGACGTCTCTCAGCTTTGGCGGTGCGCACTGGAGCGGCCCCATCCGGACCCCCGGGGTACACCGGACTCAGACTGCGGGGACAGGAGGGAGGAGACTGTGAGGGCTGGGCCGACAAGTAGGGGGGAGACTGTGAGGGCTGGGCCGACAAGAGGGAGGAGACTGTGAGGGCTGGGCCGACAAGAGGGAGGAGACTGTGAGGGCTGGGCCGACAAGAGGGAGGAGACTGTGAGGGCTGGGCCGACAAGAGGGAGGAGACTGTGAGGGCTGGGCCGACAAGAGGGAGGAGACTGTGAGGGCTGGGCCGACAAGAGGGAGGAGACTGTGAGGGCTGGGCCGACAAGAGGGAGGAGACTGTGAGGGCTGGGCCGACAAGAGGGAGGAGACTGTGAGGGCTGGGCCGACAAGAGGGAGGAGACTGTGAGGGCTGGGCCGACAAGAGGGAGGAGACTGTGAGGGCTGGGCCGACAAGAGGGAGGAGACTGTGAGGGCTGGGCCGACAAGAGGGAGGAGACTGTGAGGGCTGGGCCGACAAGAGGGAGGAGACTGTGAGGGCTGGGCCGACAAGAGGGAGGAGACTGTGAGGGCTGGGCCGACAAGAGGGAGGAGACTGTGAGGGCTGGGCCGACAAGAGGGAGGAGACTGTGAGGGCTGGGCCGACAAGAGGGAGGAGACTGTGAGGGCTGGGCCGACAAGAGGGAGGAGACTGTGAGGGCTGGGCCGACAAGAGGGAGGAGACTGTGAGGGCTGGGCCGACAAGAGGGAGGAGACTGTGAGGGCTGGGCCGACAAGAGGGAGGAGACTGTGAGGGCTGGGCCGACAAGAGGGAGGAGACTGTGAGGGCTGGGCCGACAAGAGGGAGGAGACTGTGAGGGCTGGGCCGACAAGAGGGAGGAGACTGTGAGGGCTGGGCCGACAAGAGGGAAGAGACTGAGGACGAGAGCAACCTGTATCCATCAGTGTCCAGAGGGCCGCAGGAGTCTGGGGTATAACCTATTATGGCTTCCCCCGCTACCCGGGCAGGAAAGGGGTCTCACCCTGACATGGAACTTGGCCGCTGCTCCAACCGGAACGCGTCCTCCAAGGAATTTCTCTGAGACTCTGATGGTGAAAACCTGCAGAACATTGAAAGCATGTCAGCAACACCCCCAAACCAGATACCACCCCCCCAAACAAGACACCAACCCCAAaccagacagccccccccccaagaaagacACCAGCCCCCTAGACagacaccagcctccccccccccccaaagcagaCACCAGGCCCCCCCAAAGCAGACACCAGGCCCCCCCCCAAAGCAGACACCAGGCCCCCCCCCAAAGCAGACACCAGGCCCCCCCCAAAGCAGACACCAGGCCCCCCCCCAAAGCAGACACCAGGccctaacctcccccccccccccccccccccccaaaaaaacaaacaaaaaaaaaaaacaacaggataACTCTCTCACCCAGTCAGGGAGGACAGGCTCCCCCCATCCACACGCTCCACCTTGTACTCCACTCCTTCTATGAAGACGCTGGTGGGGGTGCTGGGTCCGGCCCCCCGAGGACTGACATCCCCCGgggacccctccccctcctcccgcagGAGCTGCTCCCGCTTCATCTGGATCTTTCGGGCTGAGAATAAAGAATAAATCAGGAGAAGAGAAGATTATGTCACAGGCAAGGGGAGGCGGATGTGATGTCATGGGGGGGTGGGAGTGGATGTGAcgtcacagcagggggaggcggggtggatgtgacgtcacagcagggggaggcggggtggatgtgacgtcacagcagggggaggcggggtggatgtgatgtcacagcagggggaggcggggtggatgtgacgtcacagcagggggaggcggggtggatgtgatgtcacagcag
Coding sequences within:
- the LOC138775702 gene encoding protein scribble homolog, translating into PPPSSPSDGLHTRQVYKTFAALPSVHPSPEQQDPSSPRTLDCPCVTPEGLEIPEQRSFRERQKYFEMDVKQQQSDRPPKRVSLVGEDDLRKMKEEEARKIQMKREQLLREEGEGSPGDVSPRGAGPSTPTSVFIEGVEYKVERVDGGSLSSLTGFSPSESQRNSLEDAFRLEQRPSSMSGLSPVYPGGPDGAAPVRTAKAERRLQERLRVQSPELTEQEMQLSPAERRAIQAEKRAMWRAASTLEDSIRQYEQSLAKKLYLSRQQRQQRPPEDGSRMKSLEQDALKAQVVIARSKEGKKRSPLEQLAESPSPAPTPSPTPLEDYSPRLLTSPGRLSLSDKKFDYREFAAIPSSKPVYDIQSPDATSGLKYPEDGRTSAPCSVEEAEEQEETLEELAAEHKAPDPIPAPNTSALEEMANYSNKRKLRHTRRSLETAVPT